Proteins from a single region of Sebastes umbrosus isolate fSebUmb1 chromosome 8, fSebUmb1.pri, whole genome shotgun sequence:
- the ido1 gene encoding indoleamine 2,3-dioxygenase 1, with amino-acid sequence MAAAEPDSKPSFSLDSYHVSEELGFVLPDPLEELPPYYQPWMDIALRVPELVHSHELRLHINKMPLLSSHLLQKHRELQLAHLALSMMTMGYTWQEGENDTVEMLPHNLAVPYWEISQRLGLPPILTHSDAVLANWRKKDPEGPFDMENLELLFSLPGGDSVKGFFLVTLLVELAAVPALRNIPVVINGVRRGDTETVARALEDISQSIQDMIDALKLMQVYVEPSVFYGIMRIYLSGWKDNPCMPNGLVYEGVQAEPVEYSGGSAAQSCLLHCFDELLGVKHEAKSGAFLTRMRNYMLPAHKQLIQDISLQPSLKSFVKQQQQASERLNQAYQHCVTTLVALRSYHINVVSRFITVPAARARQLRNQSQVLEAEVISRAPAALEERGTGGSGIMTFLKTVRDQTKDALLPDKQRNKGPQLM; translated from the exons ATGGCTGCTGCTGAACCAGACTCCAAACCTTCCTTCTCTCTGGACTCCTACCATGTCTCCGAGGAGCTTGGCTTCGTCCTCCCTGATCCTCTG GAAGAGCTTCCACCTTACTACCAGCCATGGATGGATATTGCCCTGCGAGTCCCAGAGCTTGTGCACTCTCACGAGTTGCGCCTCCACATTAACAAG ATGCCACTGCTGAGCAGCCACCTTCTGCAGAAGCACCGGGAGTTACAGCTGGCCCACCTGGCCCTCAGCATGATGACCATGGGCTACACCTGGCAGGAGGGAGAGAACGACACAGTGGAG ATGCTGCCACATAACCTGGCGGTCCCGTACTGGGAGATATCACAGCGCCTGGGACTTCCCCCGATTCTCACCCATTCAGATGCAGTATTGGCTAACTGGAGGAAGAAGGATCCAGAGGG GCCTTTTGACATGGA GAACCTGGAGCTGCTGTTCAGCCTCCCAGGTGGAGACAGTGTGAAAGGTTTCTTTTTGGTTACTCTGCTGGTGGAGCTGGCAGCAGTCCCGGCACTGAGG AACATTCCCGTTGTGATCAATGGAGTCAGGCGTGGAGACACTGAGACTGTGGCCAGAGCCCTGGAGGACATCAGCCAGTCTATACAAGACATGATAGATGCACTCAAACTGATGCAAG TGTACGTGGAGCCTTCAGTCTTCTATGGCATTATGAGGATCTACTTGTCTGG GTGGAAAGACAACCCCTGTATGCCAAATGGGCTGGTTTATGAAGGGGTCCAGGCAGAGCCCGTGGAGTATTCAGGTGGCAGTGCAGCACAGAGCTGCCTGCTGCACTGCTTTGATGAACTCCTGGGAGTCAAACATGAAGCAAAAAGTG GTGCCTTTCTAACCCGCATGAGGAACTACATGCTGCCTGCACACAAGCAGCTGATCCAGGACATCTCGCTGCAGCCCTCCCTAAAGAGTTTtgtcaagcagcagcagcaggccagcgAGCGGCTAAACCAAGCCTATCAGCACTGCGTCACTACACTGGTTGCTTTGCGCAGCTACCACATCAACGTGGTCAGCCGCTTCATCACTGTGCCCGCCGCCCGCGCCCGGCAACTTCGAAACCAGAGCCAGGTGTTGGAGGCGGAGGTGATCAGCAGAGCGCCTGCAGCGTTAGAAGAGAGGGGCACGGGCGGCTCTGGCATCATGACCTTCCTTAAGACTGTCAGGGACCAAACTAAAGACGCCTTGCTGCCTGACAAGCAAAGAAATAAAGGCCCACAGCTAATGTGA